The Malus domestica chromosome 10, GDT2T_hap1 genome contains a region encoding:
- the LOC103454653 gene encoding uncharacterized protein produces the protein MASASSLNPKSNYHVRSISLPSKPHPLFQQCEDHLLRIAASDVSSSFSSSSISHRLSDLLDLHNCVNKLFQLPLAQEAFVRERNEKWVDELLDGSLRLLDVCTAAKDALIHTKECVREIQSIMRRRRGGKSGFTNEVRKYSASRKVVKKAICKALGTLRSSQKKCTFSSTNKDNVAVALIGALREVEAVTLTVFESLLSFISGAKSQSKMSGWSFVSKLMLTKKVACDEDDKTGINEFADVDAALNSLVCQEASKSDNMVDGENMQSELQQLELCSQDLEEGLESLFRRLIKNRVSLLNTLSN, from the coding sequence atggcttcgGCCTCATCTTTAAACCCGAAATCCAACTACCATGTTCGGTCGATAAGCTTGCCTTCGAAACCACACCCGCTATTTCAACAATGTGAAGATCATTTGTTGAGAATAGCAGCTTCTGATGTCTCCTCTTCGTTTTCATCATCATCGATAAGCCACAGATTGAGTGACCTTTTGGATTTGCACAATTGTGTGAACAAGTTGTTTCAGTTGCCCCTCGCACAAGAAGCCTTTGTCCGGGAGCGAAATGAGAAATGGGTGGATGAGCTTTTGGATGGTtctcttaggctcttggatgtaTGTACAGCAGCCAAGGATGCCTTGATACACACAAAGGAATGCGTACGTGAAATCCAATCCATTATGCGCAGAAGAAGGGGAGGCAAAAGCGGGTTCACTAATGAGGTTAGGAAATACTCAGCCTCACGGAAGGTGGTCAAGAAGGCAATTTGCAAGGCCCTGGGGACTTTGAGGAGTTCTCAGAAGAAATGCACCTTCTCTTCCACTAACAAAGACAATGTAGCCGTGGCTTTGATTGGCGCGTTGAGAGAGGTTGAAGCAGTCACTCTCACAGTGTTTGAGTCCCTTTTGTCCTTCATCTCTGGAGCAAAGTCACAATCAAAGATGAGCGGTTGGTCTTTCGTTTCAAAGCTTATGCTCACCAAAAAGGTTGCTTGTGATGAAGATGATAAAACCGGCATAAATGagtttgctgatgtagatgctGCACTGAACTCCCTTGTATGTCAAGAGGCAAGCAAATCCGACAATATGGTCGACGGTGAGAATATGCAAAGCGAGCTGCAACAATTGGAACTGTGCAGTCAGGATCTTGAAGAAGGACTCGAAAGTCTGTTCCGGCGATTAATCAAAAATAGAGTTTCCCTTCTCAATACCCTCAGCAACTAA
- the LOC103454652 gene encoding uncharacterized protein, which yields MTFHTRSNSFPSRPHPIVQEVDEHLSILRSSEVTSTSSSSINHNLSSLGDLYGCVDRLLQLSLTQQALAQEQNERWTNDLLDGSLRLLDVCSTAKDAVLQTKAYVQDLQSIIRRTRGGESEGLTSEVNKYLSSRKMIKKAIQKAMKNLKGIDSKTTFSSLDNDQETVAIVGKLRDVEAITLAVFESLLSFVSGPKSKPGWSIISKMIPTKKVACEETEANEFAQVDAALHRTSKSNNAQNQLEMLESCIQGQEEGLESLFRQLIKTRVSLLNILNH from the coding sequence ATGACTTTCCACACTCGCTCTAACAGCTTCCCCTCAAGGCCACACCCGATCGTTCAAGAAGTTGATGAACATTTGTCTATATTGAGGTCTTCTGAAGTCACCTCCACATCTTCTTCATCAATCAACCACAACCTAAGTAGCCTTGGAGACTTGTATGGTTGTGTTGATAGGTTACTTCAGTTGTCCCTCACACAACAAGCCTTGGCCCAGGAGCAGAATGAGAGATGGACCAATGATCTATTAGATGGCTCTCTCAGACTCTTGGACGTTTGCAGCACTGCCAAGGATGCCGTCTTGCAAACAAAGGCATACGTACAGGATCTTCAATCGATCATAAGAAGAACGCGAGGAGGTGAGTCTGAAGGTCTTACAAGTGAGGTTAACAAATACCTGAGCTCCAGGAAGATGATTAAAAAAGCTATCCAAAAGGCTATGAAGAATCTAAAGGGAATCGATAGCAAAACCACCTTCTCTTCCCTTGACAACGACCAGGAGACAGTTGCCATTGTTGGCAAGTTGAGAGATGTTGAAGCAATCACTCTCGCAGTGTTCGAATCACTTCTGTCCTTCGTCTCTGGGCCCAAGTCAAAGCCAGGCTGGTCAATTATTTCCAAGATGATTCCCACCAAAAAGGTTGCATGTGAAGAAACCGAAGCAAATGAGTTTGCACAAGTCGATGCTGCACTACATAGGACAAGCAAATCCAATAACGCACAGAACCAGCTTGAGATGCTGGAGTCATGCATTCAAGGTCAGGAAGAAGGACTTGAAAGCCTATTTAGGCAGTTGATCAAAACAAGAGTATCTCTCCTCAACATCCTAAATCACTAG